GGTATGGGTGATAAGGGCAAGATCCTGTGTTTGCGGTAGTGGAAAGGCCGAGTTCGGGGACCGGGCATCCAGGGTAATGACGTAGGACGTCTTGCGATGCTGATGCCAGTGCTCTCCCACTTCTACGGCAATATCGCCGCATACCACCAGGCTCTCGGGCTGGCAGGTGTCCACGATGCGGGCAAGCGCCTGATGGCTGGTGGTCATGGCTGGCGTGTCCTTTAACAAGAGCGTGGGTGGATGAGTATTACACCGGCCAGTCAGCCGCATCAACCAGATGCAGTCCAACGGGCTGATCGGCTTTACCGTTCCAGCGGGCCACGAATTCGCCGTCGGGGTCGTATTCCCGGGCCTGTTTTTCCAGGTTGAACTGCCGCAATCCGCGGGGGTCGGCACCCACGCCTGCCAGATACTGCCAGTTGCCCCAGTTGCTTGCCACGTCGTAGTCGATCAGCTGCTCCTGAAACCAGGCCGCGCCGTATCGCCAGTCGAGTTCCAGTTCGTTGACAAAACAACTGGCCACCAGCTGGCGGGCCCGGTTGCTCATGTAGCCGGTTTCCCGCAGCTGATTCATGGCGGCATTGACCAAGGGGTATTCGGTGTTGCCCTGGCACCATGCCATGAATCGATGGCCGTAAAAGGTCCAGGGTCGGCGCTTGCGCTGCACGCCGTCTCGTCTGAACAGGTTGGCCCCATGTTTCAGGGCATACCAGTAATAATATTCCCGCCAGAGTAGTTCGAACCAGAGCCAGTAGGTGGATTCATTGCTGGTCTCGGTTCGCTCGTACTCTTCAATGGTTTTCGCCACCTCCCGCGCTGATAAACAGCCATTGGCCAGCCAGGGTGAAAACTTGGACGACGCGTCCCAGGTGTCCAGCGCATTGCGGGTTTCCTTGTAAGTGGCAATGCTGTGGTTCTGGAAGACGAATTCTTTCAGCCGGGCCAGGCCGGCATCCTCGCCGCCCCGAAAGGCGATGGCGTGTTTTGGTTCCGGAATTGGCGGGCATTCACCGCGGTTATCCTCCGGGAATCCCGGGGGAGGTGGCAGCGCCGTCAGGATTCGGATGCGCAACGCCTCTGAATGGCGCTGCCCGGCTTTTTCCACCTGTTTGCGAAACTGCGAAAAGGTGCCCGGCAGGTCCTCCAGCGTCATGGGCAGGGAGCCTTCGGTGAACAGACTGAGAGTTTCGAATTGCTGGAAGGTTGTGCGGGGTAAGCGGTCTTTCACCGACTGCCATTGCCCGGCCTCTTCAGTGCCGGGCTGGCGGGAACGGATGACCCGATCCATGGAAAAATTTTGCACCAGCTCCGGCAAGACCGTCTCTGGTTCGCCGAATGCAATGTGAAGGCGCTGGCCCAGAGGACGAAGGCTCTTTTCCAGGGCCATCAGGCTCTGCCACAGAAAACGCCACCGGTGGCTTCCCATGGCACGGCACTGAAGCGGACCCGGTTTGAACCAGCGGGGGTCCACGACGTAGACGCAAAGCAGCATGTCCGACTGCGACGCGGCCAGCATGGCAGCGTTGTCGTGCAGGCGAAGATCCCGCGTCAGCCAGTAGAGGGTCTTCATAGCTATCAGCCTTGTCTATGGTTTTGATAGAAAAGTAATACGGTAAAACACTGAATATGGTTTTGAGAAAACCAATAGATAATGGCTATAATTCGCAACCATACCGATTGCCACAGAACAGGATGTCCGTGGTCAGATCCTCAGGACCTCTTTGAGAAGAAAAGAATGTTTTTGACGAAGCAAAGAACGGCCGAACTGGCCGATTATCGGCAACGCGTGCATCACTGCGAGGCTGTGCAGGAGGCGATCTCAAGCGCCATGGCAACCATCGAATTTTCCCCGGATGGTGTCATTCTGGCGGTAAATGAACTGTTTCTTGACGTGATTGGTTACTCGCGGGATGAAGTTTTGGGGAAGCACCACAGCCTTTTCTGTGACCCGGACTATGCACGCTCCAGCGAATACCGCGAGTTTTGGGAGGTACTGCGCAGTGGCCGGTCTCACGCTGGCACTTTTCCCCGGCGGGGCAAAAAAGGCGACAAGCTGTGGCTGGAAGCAACCTACTTCCCGATCAAGGATGAACAGGGCCGGATTGAACGGGTGATGAAAATCGCTTCGGACGTAACGCCGGAGCACGACCGTCTGCGGGATCAGGAAGCGGCGTTCAAAGCCATCAACCGGTCCATGGCCACCATCGAGTTTGAGCCGGATGGCACTATTATCCGGGCCAATCAGAATTTTCTCGATGCCATTGGTTACCGGGAAGAGGAGGTGCGCGGTAAGCATCACCGTATCTTTTGCGATGGGGATTTCTACCGCGAGCATCCGGACTTCTGGGAGAACCTTGCCAAAGGCGAGTTTAAAAGCGGACAGTTCCGGCGCATCCGGTCAGATGGCTCAGACCTGTGGCTCGAAGCCAGCTACAACCCGGTTTTTGATGAGCAGGGCCGGGTTGAAAAAGTGATCAAGTTTGCCAGTGATATAACTGGCCGGGTAGAGACGGCCATAAAGACCCAGGACGCCGCCACGGTTGCCTCGACAACGGCGACCCAGACCCGGGCCGTAGCCAAACGTGCCATGGAGGCGCTTCAGCATTCCAGGTCCACTTCCGAGCAGATTGAGGCGGGAGTCGACAGGGCAAAGGCGATCATTGCGGATCTGAACGAACGTTCCCAGAGTATCGAAAAAATGGTTGGGACCATCGCCGGGGTGGCGGACCAGACCAATCTGCTGGCGCTGAACGCCGCCATTGAGGCAGCCCGCGCCGGTGAGCATGGGAGAGGTTTTGCCGTCGTTGCTGATGAAGTTCGCACGCTGGCTGCCAATACAGGCGTCG
This DNA window, taken from Marinobacter halotolerans, encodes the following:
- a CDS encoding methyl-accepting chemotaxis protein, whose product is MFLTKQRTAELADYRQRVHHCEAVQEAISSAMATIEFSPDGVILAVNELFLDVIGYSRDEVLGKHHSLFCDPDYARSSEYREFWEVLRSGRSHAGTFPRRGKKGDKLWLEATYFPIKDEQGRIERVMKIASDVTPEHDRLRDQEAAFKAINRSMATIEFEPDGTIIRANQNFLDAIGYREEEVRGKHHRIFCDGDFYREHPDFWENLAKGEFKSGQFRRIRSDGSDLWLEASYNPVFDEQGRVEKVIKFASDITGRVETAIKTQDAATVASTTATQTRAVAKRAMEALQHSRSTSEQIEAGVDRAKAIIADLNERSQSIEKMVGTIAGVADQTNLLALNAAIEAARAGEHGRGFAVVADEVRTLAANTGVATKEIADVIHAILELSGGVERQVGEVLGKAVEGRKQVIDAESIVAEIQGGATDVQNAIDEIGR
- a CDS encoding DASH family cryptochrome, whose translation is MKTLYWLTRDLRLHDNAAMLAASQSDMLLCVYVVDPRWFKPGPLQCRAMGSHRWRFLWQSLMALEKSLRPLGQRLHIAFGEPETVLPELVQNFSMDRVIRSRQPGTEEAGQWQSVKDRLPRTTFQQFETLSLFTEGSLPMTLEDLPGTFSQFRKQVEKAGQRHSEALRIRILTALPPPPGFPEDNRGECPPIPEPKHAIAFRGGEDAGLARLKEFVFQNHSIATYKETRNALDTWDASSKFSPWLANGCLSAREVAKTIEEYERTETSNESTYWLWFELLWREYYYWYALKHGANLFRRDGVQRKRRPWTFYGHRFMAWCQGNTEYPLVNAAMNQLRETGYMSNRARQLVASCFVNELELDWRYGAAWFQEQLIDYDVASNWGNWQYLAGVGADPRGLRQFNLEKQAREYDPDGEFVARWNGKADQPVGLHLVDAADWPV